In a genomic window of Pirellulales bacterium:
- a CDS encoding ATP-dependent Clp protease proteolytic subunit — MNFMPSVLEQSSRGERFYDIFSRLLKERIIFVTGPVDDTTAAFVTAQLLFLESENPKREIAMYINSPGGIVTSGLAIYDTMQYIRSPVSTVCIGQAASMGSLLLASGEKGLRICLPNARVMVHQPSGGFRGQASDIERHAEDIIATKKRLNEIYVKHTGQPYERVERTLDRDHFMTAEEARDYGIVDRVYERRELPEGLSGAA; from the coding sequence ATCAATTTCATGCCCAGCGTGCTCGAACAGAGCAGCCGGGGTGAGCGTTTCTACGACATTTTCTCGCGGCTCCTGAAGGAGCGGATCATCTTCGTGACTGGTCCGGTGGACGACACCACAGCCGCCTTCGTTACGGCGCAACTTCTGTTCTTGGAATCCGAGAACCCGAAGCGCGAAATCGCCATGTACATCAACAGCCCGGGCGGCATCGTCACCTCCGGCCTCGCGATCTACGACACCATGCAATACATCCGCAGCCCGGTTTCCACGGTCTGCATTGGCCAAGCCGCCTCGATGGGCTCGCTGCTGCTGGCGTCGGGCGAGAAGGGCCTACGCATCTGCTTGCCCAACGCGCGCGTGATGGTGCACCAGCCGTCAGGCGGCTTCCGTGGCCAAGCCTCGGATATCGAGCGCCACGCCGAAGACATCATCGCCACTAAGAAACGCCTCAACGAAATCTACGTGAAACATACCGGCCAACCGTACGAGCGCGTGGAACGCACGCTGGACCGCGATCACTTCATGACGGCCGAGGAAGCCCGAGACTACGGCATCGTCGACCGCGTTTATGAGCGGCGCGAACTGCCGGAAGGCCTGTCCGGCGCGGCGTAA